TATTTCAAAGCTGAGAGTAAAAAAATgccatgtggaaaaaaaacacttagaaTTCCCAGTTTAGATGTctggtgttttcttttctttcatttattttaatatgtatTGCTGCCCAATAGGTAGTTaactgatttactgtatgtaaaacccACACATAACCAAGGGTGCATTTCAAGCAATGATGTTTTGGAGAAGTGACTTTAAACAGGTATTGCACAAAGATTGAATTAACAAAATACATAATCCACATGATCTTTTCTTTACTGTTAGGAGGCACATTTGTTGGTCTACTTCTACTTTACTTTATGAAGTTAGTCTTTTAAAACATTGTCAAAAGTCCTGGAAAATACCTATACAGTAGCAAACTCCTCATACTGTACCAAAACCACCAATACAGATATGTTAATCcgttattttatttacatttacgtCAGTGCCATAACGTGCACAAGAAGTAAATGCAGGCTTTTTCATAACCCCTGTATTTTATTCATTGAATTGGTCGTATAGTTTAGTTTTGTATATATCCTCTTGTTTAATTAATACAgtaaaaaacatatttggtgTTGTACAGTTAAGTTGGCTGTGTGACCAAGCTTTTTAGGTAGATACACCCTAATCAGAAAGAAGGATGGCACAGGAAATATATTAAGTTTACTTCATAATAAAGTGCCCCAGAGCACTCAGTGACCATATTAAATGGCTCTTCCACACATTTACCATCTATGACTCTATGACCTCTCAACTTATATGGTAATAGGAAATTCATCCCAAAAGGCACAGAATTCATTAGGTGCACTGGATACAGAAAATATCCACATCTAATTCAATTGGAAACCTTTAATGCCATATTAAACAATTTGGCAGATGTTCAGAGATCGTGTAAGCAATATATGAATgtataaaattaatttattatttattgtagcATGAAGTGGGAGGAGCTTTAGGTAAGATGAGGCAGGAGTATATGAGAGAAGTATAGGATCAGGCAGGGGATCATGAAACTATTAGAAGAACAGAGAAGAAGGACAAAATCAAGGATGGTAGTTGATGGTTGTCAGGTAGTAGGATTGCATGGTACTGATCTCTCTGCACTGTTTCAGACTAGGAAGCGCCTGATTGTGGAAGTAAATTAGACAGTGTAAACAAGGCAAtatactttttgtttttcagcattCTTATTAATATGCAGTAATTAAAGTGGCTGTAGCAAATTAATTGTGATTCTCGTGCTACAAAGAAGTTAATTAACAAAGCCTGCACATTCTACATAGCTCACCCACAAAGCAATGTGGTACACAAATGCTAGACATAATTGTAGGTAACTTTGAAATTAAAAAGTTCATGGTAAATACTTGCTTTGTTACAGATATGGAGTATTTGGggttgctacagtatgttactgtaagtgtgagtTTGATGTAAACAAGTAgctaaaaatgtgcattttttaaCTAAGTAGTGAATGATTTTGCTTTATTTAATGTTACAATAAGTACCTTTTTAACTTCACCTTAACTGTGACCCAAATGCAAAAAATGAAAGggtgaaagtgaaatgaaaatTCTTTTGCACCAATGTAATGATAATGTTCATTATGAGAAATGTTGGCACATataaaaaatacagaaatatacTACTGATTAAAGCAAGCTTTAGAGGAGCAGAACCCACTCTCCCCATAATAATctgctcatttactgtaagtatTTTTACAAGGCCAAAGGAGCAGCTGCAATTCTTCACATTAAGACTACAGCATACATGCAGAGTGCCAGGATTGCACTCAGCCTCCATCTAAGCAGACATGGATTGCACTGTTTAATGTGACTTCCTAGCCAGATTTACTGTGATGGCTTTTGAGGCAAAGAGGTATAATATGACAAAACATGACTCCATAACCTCAGGATATTCAACAATCTTTAGTGGTGAGACCCGTTTAGCTGGAGGATTGGCAAATATATTGCTTTCCTCCCTTCTCTTGTACAGAATTTCAATAAAATAGAACAGTAAATCAGAGTTGAATTCCAACTTTAGTTGTGCTGTATAGACCTGTGTGTTTGCTACAGGGCACAGTTACTGAACTCACATGAATACATAcaggtactgtatatacatatgaACCATTTGTTTCGATAAAAATAATCTTGCCCTTGACTTTATATACTGCTAAACAGAGTGGATAGTTTGAGTGCAAACTAAATTAACTCTACTTCAGAAAAAGCATCGTACACAACAAAAGCTACTGTGATACTGAACCAAAAGGTCCATGTACACGTCCTGTCTAGGTTTGTGGTGTCCAATTCCAAGAGGTTATTTTAACAtcagataaaacacacacacacacacacacacacacacacacacacacacacacacacacacacacacacacacacacacacacacacacacagctgagggaCACTTTGATGGAATGTGAATGTCAGCGGTCCCTTTATTTACTCTCTATATAAAACACTGAGCAGTAATTAACAGCAGGTATCCTCCCTAGCTAGAGGGTAATTGAGTGTTTCAAAGTGCCAACACTTCATAACCcagggggtgtgtgtgtttaactgaGCGAGAAAAAGGCGGAAACTGTATGTGAGAGAGAAAACGTGTATGTGTGCAGTGTATTAAAATGAACTCCTTTATATTCTgcacctccccccacctcctctcctccctagAAGGATAAGGGTCAGCAGCGATTGGGCACAGCCACTCAAACGCTCCAGATTTCTTTATGCACGCATTAACATTCAGGAGTATTCATTATCAGTAAGTGTAGTAAGATGGCTCAAGTAGAGTACTTGTGCCACAGTGAAATAGTGCTCTGTTAATTTAGGAACATGAACGTGTTTATGAAAACTCAAGGAAGCAGACGTTTTGGCACCACTAATTCAATGTATAtcaacattttgaaaatgtattttaaaagtaaaattagGTTATTTAGTCTCAGCTCAGACAGTGATGCTGCTATTAAATTATGTAAGTGCAGCCAAATGAGCACTTAGCCTTGACGTTCATGCTGTCAGCCAAAGGTTGATACATGATGTATTGCAGTTTGAATAAAAGACGTTACGTAATTTTCAAGTAAGGTTTGCAGCCTCATACTCAATTTTGGTgaaagttattatttattgttatgtATCATAGTTATTAAGGCAGTTATCTATCCTTGTTGTGAATGAACAGAAAAGCAGTGATAAGATGTTACTCATGTCAGACGTTTGTGTAAATTTTCCCTACTTTAATGATGGAAAAGCATCTGCTTTTGGCTGTACACATAAAGGCTCCAGTAAAATATATTACAAACATTCATTCAACAAAATACCTGAGTGGAAACACCAGAACTATTCATAAATgtgttacaaaacaaacaaagactaTTTATGCCATAGACTGATACTGAAACCAAACTACtcaactgtgttgttgtgtgtaaaATTCATTTTAGCTTTGTATAGCACATGCTACAGAACACATTTCAGAGGACGCAAACCATGTACCCAAGTCAGGTGCTTCCTGCTCACATGGAGTCATCACCCCACATGGAACATAAAATTAACAAGAAGCTTGTTAGAATGTGCTAATTACTGTACAGAGTGCTTAATTCATGTTCTGTTAATTGGGGTTAGGAGGTTTGTGTTAATTGTTATCTCTTAATTAATTTTGCCCTTAGCTAGCCAGTTGTAATTGCTCCAGCAACAATAGCAACAACATGGTGTCGGACTGAAGCACTTTTAGAGCTCCTTGGAGACATGCAACCCTGATTAACCATGAAgttaattaatgttaattagCATGTTAATAGGTGTATTGTTAAAAATGTTTGGCCTTTGCTGTTTATATATTTGGCTGTTTATTGTGTAATCCATGACATACTGTGGCACATAGTAGCCTATATTGTAGTAGGTTTGAGCAACTTTCTGTCCTGTTTATTGAAGCTTCactatttaattaaaatgcactGTATAAAAGCAGCCTGACAATGTCTTTAAGCAAGAAATTCCAAGTTAAATAAATCCATAAATGTTACACGTGACTGCATAGATTCAAACTTTATATACATACAATTGTGAACTGAATATGAACAAATCACTTCTTATTTTATAAGAGTCGTGCTATCAGGGTTTTGAGCCTCACACTACACACTCTTTGCTTAAACACAGACTTCATAGCTTATACTTAACTTTTGTTACAtctacatgttacatgttacagaTCAGTAGAATTCAGAACATCTAGAACCTttcttgtacagtatatatgcttACAAACAAGACTTGTGTAATGTAATACAacttaataaaacaacagccGTGGTGGCTTAGTTGTCATTCTTTTGTCTTTTGGGTAAACAAAGTCTCTGTTAAGAAACTGTTCAATTTTGGAGATGCTCTTGAGAGCAAGTAGGTTTCTGGTCAGACTCTGtaataaaagctgcagctgaggtcAGATCTTTGCTTGACCTGGTGAAAGAAGAAAGCCTCGTACAGTAGTTAGTTTTACACAGGGATTACTGTGATTTACAGTTAGAAAGCCTTTTGAAATTACACTTTACAATAAACATTATCAAACGTCATAGAACAACTATAACTGCTAAAATGATGAGTTAAAACGGAATGACTTGTTAAGTACAATGTATATTGCAAAAGCTAATAATTCATACAGCTTAGTAGCTACAAAACCCTTGGTTTTTCTAGTGAAGGCAGATCATCTATCTTGGTCAAAGCACTTGGGAGTACTCACCCTGGAGAGTCTTGCCATGACAATTTGCTGACTCTGCTAGTGGATGCGAATGATGGAAAAGAACTCAACAGGGAGGTCCTGCTCTTCTACATAAAGATAACACCAATTCATAGGACTCATCTATATTCAAAGAGTGTTGTTTGACTTATATTTAGCCTGtgagacatttttatttgttgtcaAGCCTCAGTGTTGCATTTAAAAAGGACATGTATTAATTGATAGGTAACAATATCCAGCCCAGAGAAAGAAACCAGGCCCAGGCTGAACTCTGTGTGAAATTCCCAGTGTTCAGAGGTAACAGAAAATAAAGGCTTTGGCCTTTGCTACAATTTTTAAACTATTGGACaagctttttttcctctcattctTGGGGGATTTTCCACTTTATCTCCCTCAATTGCCAGCACCTGGATCTTATAAAACAGAATGACAGTTTGTGGTGATGGTGACAAAGGAGAGAATCAGagcgtgtgagagagaaaaaagtTCAACTGTAGAGAatgaaaaagagagaaagtagAAAGTGAGTGGGTGAGGGACAGATGATGAAGTGAGACAGAAGCAGTACCCAAGCATCATTAGGTAGATTTTTTTCTACAGATCATTCATTCTTTGTCTGTCTGGCTGTCTACAGGATTGTCCATGAGTTCAGCATATTTCACCTTTATCTTCTCACTCAACACCTGACTAGACAATCAAACTTcttatactgtactttaccATAAAACCTGCTTAGGTATTATTTACATAATGTTAAAATGTGACCTATAGTATAGGGCATTATCTGGGGTGTCAGAGAACATATCAGGCTGTTATAAAGGAAATGTTCATCAAACTTACCTTAattaatatacaatatattagATTTATTTGATagacaaattattttaattgtatAAACTTTGAAATGATATACTGTAATCATTACGTTAGGGCCCATTCTTACTTTCTGTTTCTATGTAAACATTATACTGTGGCAATGTCCTGCTGTTCAATATCAGTCTGTGATGCAGAAGGATCTAGGTGATATGTGAACAGCTAAACTGCTCCACATATCTGTAAGTTGAGTCATGCAATAAGGAATTATTAACTCATTATAATAAAGGCTCATGTAAATCATGTTTTACCTCTGGTGCCTGTCACACTGGGATTGTTTTAAAATAGTTCCATGCAGAGgttgatgttgtacagtgtGGACATTCAAGTCATTTTTTAATATCCCTGTGAGTCTTATATTAAACAACCTAAGCTTTAAGCCTAACCTTTAAGCTCTCGAACCACTTCACACTTAACAGGTTCTATAACTGACcgtgtctgctgctgttgtgtctaTGCAGGTCTCAGCTAAAGCTTTCCACTCTCCTTGTGGGTGGTTGCTCAAAGAAGCTGCAGTTCCAGAGGCAGAAGAGGCATTCAACAGCCCTGAAACCCTAGTAATCACCAAGGGGACTGAGAGGGATGAGGTGAGATAATTATTAGTATTGGTAAAAACTACAGACGCACAATGACTTTACAAATAAACCAAGTCCCAGTGGAGCAAAGTGCAGCACCACAGTACAATGTCCCACaattaaataatgttttcagACTACAATCATGCAGATTTATCTGTCacctttgttgtgtttgcttttgagAAACATAGGCATTTTGCTGAAGGGATTCCCGAGGTTTACCTTGGATGAGGCTGAATTTAGCTCTTTTCCCTGAAAAGGTATTACAAAACGGTTGTGAAGTGAAGACATTGAagacactgtacagtaagtctgttgtatacagtatgtgaatattttaacatGCACACTGTAAACCCAAATACAAACAATGCTAAATGTAATTATATACACTTGAAATTGACAATAAGTAAATAcaaacctaaaacaaaaaaaaataattctaCAAGGAGTTATTTTTGGAATTCTTCATTGCAATACCTCAAAAAGCGGCTTCAGGGTTGAAATGTCAGACTGAATTCTGGACACTGTTGCTTGTCTCTGTTCAATGCTACAGAATGATGATCTGTAGGCCTCATTGCTTTGTAGAAAGGACTTGTTAGTATTAAAACCCAGAACTTGTTTAGTTGGAGGCTGCTTATAGCAATCTGAGCATCCAGCCTCTGTTGGCTCATTTTCCCCTTGAATCTCTGACTCAGCTTCACTTTCAGTGGTTTGTACATCTAGTGTGTCCTCTATCGGGACAGTTCTCAGATGAGCCTTAAAACTGCTCGACCCCACGTCAGATTCAAACTCCACTTTGTTTAGTAGGCCATAAGCCCACGTATCCTCCAAATTAGAGCTCATAGGACCCTGAACACTGTTTTCCTGTGTAGCTATATTTGATTGAGGTTCATGTTGTAAGATTGGTAATGAGTTTGATTTAACCATTATGCTCCCCAGTGAACCCTTTTCAGCAATATTCATTACACACATGTCAGGAGGATCCATAGGTACTGTTGGTGCTGGTACAGCATCCTTCTGTAGGCAACAAATACTTGACTCATTCAGAGTTTCAGAATGTTCTGTGGTGAAATCAGCTGCCGGTTTCATACATAGCTTCACCTCTGCAGCCGTCCTCTCAGGATCTTGATGAATAAGATCTAGTGACGGATATGAATTAGCATCTTGTGTTTTGACGTCAAGGCAATAAAGGTTTTGCACGGAGATGGGCTCTGTGTTGACACTTTGACTATCAAAAGTATTGAATTTGGGAAAAAACTGTTCCTCTCTCAAATCCCCCCATTCTTCGTTTGCATGGCTAAAGTCAGTGTCCATGGCTTTCAGCGAAACACTTGGTGAGAGGTCTGAAGCCTCACTGACAGTCACTGTTGGCTCTGTATCCATGAAGTCAACGACCTGATGTTGGTTGCTCTTTGCGATAGTTGTATCAGTAGTCGTCTGGTCCTGTATCTGTGTTCCTGGTGTTTCTGATGTGTATGCTGctgtctttcctctctcctctacGCCATCTATCGCTTCTCCCTCCACTCTATctcttgtttctgttttggAGTTTTTGGTGTCCCCTTCATCCTCTGTTGACCTCTGGTTATCCTCTTGTCTGTCTGCTCTATCTGCTGTTTTGGTCATGAgcatttctccttcttctccataACTTCCACCTCCATTAACATCTCTTCTCATGAGCTTCTCTCTATTACattgctgttttgtgtttttgtactcTTTATTGCTGTTCTTTTCTTGTTTACAATGATTATTAactatattgtttttttcattaatttttACGTTcctatttttatatttatcacTGCTTAATAAATCTACAGATCCGTAAACAGTCCTGTGGTCCTGGTGTGACTCACTTGCAGCTTGGAAAATGTGGAGATTGTAATCGGAGACAAAGGAAGAGCTGAAACTTAAATCTGAAACTGCGACTGGGTCAGTCCTCCTTAGGTTATACTTGCATGTGAATTCATCAAATACATTGGTACAGGTGCCTAAAAGATTTTTGGGGATAGGTGGGCacaaaaacaggtttaaaaggTTATATTGGGATTGTTGATCATGGTTTAGGGTTTCTTgttctaaaagaaaaaaacagaataaaacttAATAGGAAAAAATAACATTACTTTGtataaaatgtacaaatgtAAAGACTACCATGAAAATTCTGTGTTTAATGCtaaattatttgtttaattCTTAATACAAATCCTGTAACACAAATCCACTGTTCAGTATATTAATATTCAGGTGACTGACCTCCAGTTGCACCAGTAGTAACAAGCTCATTCACGACTCCTGTGTCCTCAAGACAGACTGAATTTTCGGTCAGAGATGGGGTCACGTGCTGCAGACTGCCAATTATACACAGCTCAGAGGTGGGGATAGGTTCATCAAGAGGTAGCTGCGTAGAAATACTGAAAATTGGACTACTGTCTCCCATCTGTAGACAGAAAGAGTAATAAAGTTAGTTAGACACTACCTACACTTGCTATCTGTTAGGTTAGATAACCTAAGCTGTTTTAAACTTAATTAACTattgtacatgtactgtaggtactgtaaCAGTACTGTAACAGCACAGTAGCACCAGCAGCACTAAAGTAGCATGCACATGGTAAATGTGTCATTATTATAAGTCCACAATAGCAGGACATATTTTACAGCAAAATACGCACGTCTTTCTTCAGCAATGGCCATTTGTCATTTCACTGAATAAATTTTGTCCTTTGAAATATTTGGCCTGttataacataaaaacaaatgtaatttaaaaggtgccagcacatgcaaaatccactttttgggcattctggtacattactatgactctctggttcatgttaCACATGAAGCGCACTCGCtagttatttcacattttgctactGTACTTTAGCCAATCCCATCTATAAACAATATTTGTCATAGTTTAATTATTGCCTACGTTGACGGTAAACAggccactcacagaaccacctCCGGTCCTGCCAAGACAAACGCATAATACTAAACTTTATTCCTGACGCACACAATTGGACAAAGTGGAGCAATGTGCTCCAGTGACAGAGAGCTAAGCAGCTACTGCTGTGCTGCAAGGTGCTACgtgggctcaggtcctttacAGTGTCACACTCTCCAGCTACAATCATGAGGTCCATTCACCACCGGCCACCCGCTGTTGTTTTGGCCATTAACAGGTTGTTCGCACATCACTAGCCATTAGCACACTTTTAGGTGCTGGCTTTAGCTGGAAAACAGCAAGAAGGATGCGGTGACCCCTATGACATCAGACACTGAAGTCAATATTCTTTGGTATGAAAAGCAATATAAGCAGTCTTCTTTAAAAGCTTGGTTAAGTTCCTTTTTGGTAAACTGATTCACACGTGAGTATtttatactatactgtatgtttctaaGCACATACACTGCCAAAAAGTCAAAAGTTTGGACAAACCTCATTTTCATGGTTTTCGTTTTTTTTAAGACCCAATTAATGCAAGGAATCCCATAAATGTACCCTGACAAGGCACCTGTGATAGGAAAAGCATTTCAGGTGACAACCTCATGAAGCTCTTTGAGAGAATGCAAAGCAGTaatcaaagcaaaaataaaattcaaaatttaaaatataaagcTATGTTATAGCTaacatttttttcttcactACTACGAGTCCAAACTTTTGACTGGTTTGAACCTCTAATTCATATATTTGCTTTGCCTGCACTTTGGCAGAAACACTAACTGTCTTCACTGCACTAAGTGCATCATGAGCTTCTTCCACTGCTTGAAGGTCTTGCTGCTCTTTTTTAATGCGGCCCAGCAACACTGTCTTCTGTTAATGACAAACATAAAAAAGTTATTCAGTTTTTTTATCAGACTATATTGTAAGACTTCCTagactttaaaatattttttctacttCTTTGTCCCAGCTGGTCTTGGAGGCAGCATTGCTCTCCATCAGTTTGGCCATCTTGTCTTCTAATGCCTTGCTTTTCTCTCGCATCATCTCATGTTCCTGTTTAAGGGCCTGCAGTAAAATTAATCACCCATAGGATTTTTAATGCAATACTAaatttttatgtgtttatttaacgTGAAACAGAAGGTCTTAAATAGGGCAGGGAGTAAGAGAGGGCTTCTTGCTAATACAAATCAGTTGGCCTGTGTCACCGTAATAatgattttaataaattaatgaataggtaaattaaaaatgagaagggggcagagaaaaagaaaagagaataaTAAACTTTAAAGCCATAAATGGAGAATAAACACACTATCATTCAGTTTCAGAAGCGACCATATACATTCATGTTCTGATATACAACACAACATTCATCACATTAATGAGATGCAAatgttgttatttattcattgccTTTGTGTAAATTCACTGCATAATCATTTAAACAGACTCTGAAAAACTAATTTCAGCTGTTTGGAACCAATATTGACAGATACTAAAGGTTTTAAATTGCCCCTGTAATTCAAATGCATTTTAACATTTGCAGTAATTCAGTTAAACCATGGAAACATATGCATTTGAACAACAAGTTCATGAAGGAAGAACAGATGTGTGGTacagatgtgttttatttttggttttccaTTGAGTTGTGtatttaaaattgaaaaaaaataaacatttgtttttaattatataatCAATGTTGCTAGTGATAATCTAGTAAAACCATATACGTTAATACCAATATCATTCCATTTACCTGGTACTGCTCtttctgtgtttgcagctcCAGGTTTACTCTGGTGACAGTCTGTGTCTGATTCAGTAGAAGATGCTCAGCTTGCTGCAGAGATTTTATTATCTCCTAAATTAACAtagataaacaaacacaaaaaacacctcTATACAGTATATCCACAATAAAGCCTTAAGACATGTTGCATATGACACTGAAATTTCTAGACTTACCACAATTCCTGTTATACATGTTTCTCACCTGTTTTTCTGCTCTTACAGATTCATTTTCTTTACAAAGTTTTTTGTTGATTGCAGTCTCCTTAAAGTAAGAAAAGTTGATGACTAAAACACCATTAGTTCAATGGTGAATTCTTGTTTTGATGATTGCCATTTACCGTGTTTAGTTTCTGCTTCAACAGCTGTATATGCTGCTCTATGCCTGTCGAACTGTGAATCTTTTCTGTGTGAATGAATGATGTCATCCTGGCTTTGATTAGCTGCTTGCTTATCTCTTCCAACTCCTGAGGAAACAATAATTTATTTAGAGAGATttggaaagtaaaaaaaaaatactgattACTTGATGTCGAAACAACACTTTTAGTACCACAGTATGTGTGACGTAATTCTGTAGAAGCACTGTATAAATGAATAACATTATTATTGCCTTTACTTACCTTCTTCAGTGAAACAATGATTGCTTCTTGATTCTTATTTGTAGAAGACAACTTTCTATTGATGCTCATGGCCTCATTAACTATAAAGAATTACAGACAATTATAAATAATgctacaacacaaacattttatcCACTTTTATCATACTGCATGATGCAATTTTAAAATTCCTTTCTTGTTAGTCAAACACTTTCCAGGCAAAGGCCATTTAGCTGAATACATTCTTTACTTTTCTAATAAGCAACTGCTTTGGCAGTACGAGACAGCACAGTTCACATTCACatctgaatatatatatatacatacatatacacacacacacacacacacacacacacacacacacacacacatatgcctgcacacacacacacacacacacacacacacacacacacacacacacacacacacacacacacacacacacacacacacacacacacacacacacacacacatatgactATGAAAATTGTAGATTCACACTGATATATCAAAATCAAATATATGTCATATTCTAGGTTCTTCAAAAGTAgccaccttttgttttgattattgctttgcACACTCTTGGCATTCTCTGGAAGAGCTTCAAGAGGTAGTCACCTGGAATGGTTGTCACTTCACAGGTGTGCCCTGTCAGGTTTAATAAGTGGGATTTCTTGCCCTATAAATGGGGTTGGGACCATCAGTTGTGTTGTCCAGTGTTCAGGTGGATACACAGCTGATAGTCCCACTGAATAGACTGTTAGAATTTGTATTATGCAGCTAAGTAAAGAAAAATCATTAGAATAGaactttatttgtcattgtaCAAGTACCTTGTACAAGTTTCCCCAGCGACAGTtcacagaaatgaatgaaagctcTTTATAAAAATACcaaataaataatgacagatataataagacaaaataatataaaaatcagAAGTACTCGCATTTCCAACCGCATGATCAAACGATAGTATTTACAAGTGTGTGAATGAGGTATCCAAAATTATACCGTGAATTACACAGTGGTATTGCACAGTACAAGATAATATTGCacgtttgtgtttatatttcacATCTGGATTGTATAGGTGACTCAATGTTTGTTTGCAGTTCGAATGGCccaggggaagaagctgttcgTTTGTCTGGTGGTGTGGGATTTTATTGACCTGAAATGCTGTCCTGATGGCAGCAGGTCAAACAGATTATGGGCAGGGTGTGAGGGGTCTCCTGTGATGGCCTTGACTCTGCTTTGACACCAGGACCTGGCTAAGTCGTCCAGGGAGGGCAGAGGACAACCGATGATTTTCTGAGCTGTGGGCTTTATCGCCCTTCGTACCACTTTCTTGTCCTCAGCAGTGGACCCTGCAAACCCCCCCCATGGATAATAAATCAGAGTGCTTACCACAGAAGCGTTGTAGAAGGACAATAGTAAATTCTTCTCTAAGTTGTTTTTTCTGAGGATCCACAGGAAGTGCAGCCGCTGCTGAGCTTTTTTCACAATGATCTTGATGTTTGGGGACAAGGACATATCTGAGATCTGGGAGCCGAGGAATCTGATGGTGGGGATCGCTTCCACACGTTCACTGTTTATAATGAGTAGGGCATGAAGTTGTTTcacacttttttgttttgtatttaattccACATGTGTTAATTCATCGTTTTGATGCCCTCAGTGTGAATGTACAAATTTCAAAgtcatgaaaataaagaaaactcttTGAATGAGAAGGTGTGTCCAAACTTTtggtctgtactgtatatacaatatacacgcacgcacacacccacccacacacatgcacttatATGTTATCTGACGGTGGAAGAAGTACTTTGGCACTAatatgttatcggacggtggtaCGAGTATCTCCGGAATCCCTCTGACACGCCTTCTGATGAGGAAGCAGACGCAGGGGTCTCAGAGGTGaacttgcccatcacccaggctgaggtcatcgAGGTAGTTCGCTAGCTCCTCGatggcagggcagcgggggtggatgagatctgtcctgagtacatcaagtctctggatgttgtggggctctCCTGGGTGacatgcctctgcaacatcaTATGGACGatggggacagttcctctggactggacaaccggtgTGGTTGTCCATCTTtataaaaagggggacaggagagtatGTTCCAACTTTACCTTAGATACAGGAGGAAAAATGTGGTTTTCAACCTGGCCGTGGCACGCTGGACCAGCTCTATACCCTCACCAGGGTGATCG
The genomic region above belongs to Betta splendens chromosome 6, fBetSpl5.4, whole genome shotgun sequence and contains:
- the LOC114857443 gene encoding uncharacterized protein LOC114857443 isoform X6; this translates as MDLNADSKTLSNASVGGQAGEKELSSTHSEAENEGAILLQLLEFKNHLLEAIEELHIRRDSETRFEDQLSKLVLEKQELEWEKESLQQQIETVENQRKESLSYVKKQFQDKIRNTEEEKWKYQLTSELKDKEISSLKEELKSLQLLKYNLERKSSELEQKLALQSRSKDSHLDQLGKVEKRFTALSRQCAVIKQAHVKLEQNVNEAMSINRKLSSTNKNQEAIIVSLKKELEEISKQLIKARMTSFIHTEKIHSSTGIEQHIQLLKQKLNTETAINKKLCKENESVRAEKQEIIKSLQQAEHLLLNQTQTVTRVNLELQTQKEQYQKTVLLGRIKKEQQDLQAVEEAHDALSAVKTMGDSSPIFSISTQLPLDEPIPTSELCIIGSLQHVTPSLTENSVCLEDTGVVNELVTTGATGEQETLNHDQQSQYNLLNLFLCPPIPKNLLGTCTNVFDEFTCKYNLRRTDPVAVSDLSFSSSFVSDYNLHIFQAASESHQDHRTVYGSVDLLSSDKYKNRNVKINEKNNIVNNHCKQEKNSNKEYKNTKQQCNREKLMRRDVNGGGSYGEEGEMLMTKTADRADRQEDNQRSTEDEGDTKNSKTETRDRVEGEAIDGVEERGKTAAYTSETPGTQIQDQTTTDTTIAKSNQHQVVDFMDTEPTVTVSEASDLSPSVSLKAMDTDFSHANEEWGDLREEQFFPKFNTFDSQSVNTEPISVQNLYCLDVKTQDANSYPSLDLIHQDPERTAAEVKLCMKPAADFTTEHSETLNESSICCLQKDAVPAPTVPMDPPDMCVMNIAEKGSLGSIMVKSNSLPILQHEPQSNIATQENSVQGPMSSNLEDTWAYGLLNKVEFESDVGSSSFKAHLRTVPIEDTLDVQTTESEAESEIQGENEPTEAGCSDCYKQPPTKQVLGFNTNKSFLQSNEAYRSSFCSIEQRQATVSRIQSDISTLKPLFEGKELNSASSKVNLGNPFSKMPMFLKSKHNKVPLVITRVSGLLNASSASGTAASLSNHPQGEWKALAETCIDTTAADTKSRTSLLSSFPSFASTSRVSKLSWQDSPGSSKDLTSAAAFITESDQKPTCSQEHLQN